The Tetrapisispora phaffii CBS 4417 chromosome 16, complete genome genomic sequence TAATTATTGGGAGCCATTGAATCTGCTTCTACGTGGATTTGGTAAACAAACTTGGGAATATTCCCCAGCATATGCCATTAGATCATGGGCATTTTTATTGCCATTCTATGGTGTTCTGTACCCAATCAAGAAGTTTGAATTAATAGGACAAGATGGTACAATGTACTTCTATATTATAAGAGCCTTTCTCGGATTACTCAGTTTTCTTTTCGAATTCGATCTATTCAAAGAAATTCAATCTACTATATCTTTACGAATCGCTGATATGTGGTTGTTTATTCAACTTTTTAACCCAGGTTGGTTCCATGCCAGTGTAGAATTTTTACCATCTTCTATTGcaatgattttttatttgggttcaataaaatattcgTTACGCTATTTATCCTCTAATCGAAAATCATGTTTAGTATCCAGTTTAGGGTTTAACTTTACTGCTGCTATTTTAGGGTGGCCATTCGTTTTAGTGTTATCGGTTCCTTTGTGTTTGCATTTCTTACTTACTCATAGATTAATGTCAACAATAAGAGTATCTTTTGACTGTTTAGTGATTTTCTTAACTATTGCAAGTATAGTCATTGGGATAGATTCATCATTCTATGGTAAATTTTCCCCTGTTTCATGGAATATATTATCTTACAACGTTTTGGAAGCTGATGAAAGCTCTGgtccaaatatttttggtATCGAGCCATGGTACTATTATTTActgaatttattattaaatttccCTCTACCTGTTCTTGGAGGTGTTTTATTTGGTATTTTTAATTGGAGGCTATGGCCTCTATCATCGTCACTTTTATTATGGCTAGTGATTTTTACTTTACAACTACATAAGGAGGAAAGATTCTTATATCCTATTTACGGATTAATAAGTTTATCATCTGCAGTAGGATTATATCAATTAGTGACTATATTTTCTGGAAGGAAAAAAGTATTGAAACGTATgtttagttttattattttacttGGAATTTTATTACAAGCATCATCAAGAATTATTGCTCTactaaaaaattattctGCTCCATTTGAGACATATTCCAAATTATACGAAAAGATCGATTCTGATAAGCATACAAAcgatattattaatgtttGTACAGGTAGAGAGTGGTACCATTTCCCAAATTCCTTTTTTTTACCAGACAACTATAGATTAAGATTCGTAAAATCAGGATTTGATGGTTTGTTACCTGGAGATTTTGATGAATCTAACTCATCAATCTTTCAAAAAGTAAGAAAGTTACCagaaaatatgaataataaaaatatctttgaCCCTAATAAGATTTGGGATGCGGAAAACTGtgattattttattgatttgaTGATTTCAACTGATATTGAACAAGATGTACTAAATCCAAATTCATTATCAGCAGAATGGAGTAAAGTAAGCTGTTCTGAATTTATTGATGttgataattcaaaaatttttgGAAGAGCATTTTACATTCCAGAGCCAATTctcaatatattatctaaatttattaccCCTAGCATCAATAAATGCTATGGTGTGAATTATATAGATTACTGTTTATTCGAGAaagatgataatattgTCATGGAAGAATCAGCAAATGTATAGATTAAGGTTTTCTTAACAATATGAATTAAGAAAACATGTACTGgcaaaaattttgaatgcattgaatatttattattttcggTTTATCACTTCATAGTTTCTAATTATTTAagtatgtatatatatattggaTGGATAGACTGAAAGTATAGCAATTTTTCACTTAATAATACTCCTAATTGTGATCGTAATTTGGATACGATAAGACCCTTGATAAATGATCCACGTTGATGAAATCAACACCTAAATCATCTATTTGCTGTCTCCAAAAATTTTTGGAGAAACCTAGTAGTGATTTGGGTACCCCCCATATTCTTGTCTTAAGATTATTTGCATGGGCGTCATCAATGAACTTTTTAAAGCAGCGTAAACCTCTAGCAGGTAATTTCCCTCTCAGTATAACTTTCCATGGTGATATATCACAGGCCATGCATAGTTTACTGAAAGAAGTTGATGCTACAAAAGTCTTTGAACTTTCATCAAGATTAGTTAAATTATCCAGCATCTGTTCCGGGAAAACATATCTCTTACTGTCTCCCAAATAACCAATTTTATCTGTTTCTGAATCCTTGTCAATAATAGATAGATCGGTTGGTTTATTCCCAGTAAGTATTACTGTTATTGGTCTCCAACTCATTTCATTGCTtgtaatattgaaaaaagtaatgaaatcattttcaataaaaggttttaaatatgtatCCATAAGTCTAGTATACGTTTGACTTGAATCTTCtgatttaaaatcaattactAAGAACATTGTTCTATTTTCAGATTCGTGGTATAGACCCTTTTTTGCAATGGTAGTAGTGTTTGaattataatcaaaatgTTCATATATCTCGTTAACATCATTTAACATCGTTAATAAAGGTTCTGTGTAGAGATCATTTAAATCCCTTAAAGGATAGTTTAACAGGTCAGTTTCCCTATGTGCAACTGATAACCTTTGATTATCAGTTCCTAACCAAACGTCAGCTTCAATTGATGTCAGGCCCAGACTCAAAGCTTCAAACAAAGGCATCTGTCTTGTGTAGTCGTTATGTGAGTGGAAAGTATTAGGTTTCACATTTTTATTCAGAAAACTTATCATAGTATTGTTGGTTTCAGAAGATGCATATGCTAAATAGTTCATTAGTTTCTTATTTGAGTGTTCTATATTCTTATAATAGTTTACCAgttcaatattttgaatttggtTATCAATTAGATAACGGTACTGATGCAATGCATCATTCAAAGCTAATTTATCATCTATTTCGAAGTGTTTAGTGTCTATGTCCCAAAACTTAACAACAGTAAAGATTATAATACATAGCAGTAGTGTTACATTTGTGAATACTTTGAGCAGCTCTCTGGAACAGTGTCTCATCGTTTTAATATGGATCGAAGTCGTATTATTTCTGGAGCTGTCATAAGTTGGCAATTGTCAACAGGACAAAGATATTCCATATCTACTTCATGTTGATTCCTTTATATAAAGTACAAGTAATGTAAACAAGATACAGATGGAAACATCTCAAATACCACTGATTCTACCAGTTATAAGTTCAAATTCACGGCACAATTCTAATATAACTCGTTTCAAAACGTGTATGTGTGACATCAATTATTGATTACCAGAAACGCAGTGTAAAGTAACTCAGATACTGTTAAAGACACTAACACATAGCTTATCTTTTTTCTGCTCAAGAATACCATTTCTCCATACTACAGTTATTACATTCAGATATCCATAAAGCTTTTGAGCCACAGCTTCAACACTGACCAAGAAGACAAAAGCTTCAGTAAGTAATATCATTTGCAGCTTCAACAATAACCTTGTTTGCTGAAGATCCACAACCAtttactaataataacaacaacaaccGTCCCTCCTACTCGATGAACCATAAATAGCAACCCACACTTCTGTACCTTTCCCTATTCAAAACAGCCATGATGGTTTTAGTTCATCTCGTTCGAAATGTCGACAGCACCTGAATCTCAACCGTATCAGATAAATCACCGACCAATAACCAATATTTGCCAATACTCTAACACTCGAACTTAACGAAAGAGCTTGTCTTAGTCCCACACCTCGTCTTAGGCCCATGTGTTCAATGTCGTTTTAAATAATGCTGCAACACACACTTCTCTCT encodes the following:
- the ALG9 gene encoding dolichyl-P-Man:Man(6)GlcNAc(2)-PP-dolichol alpha-1,2-mannosyltransferase (similar to Saccharomyces cerevisiae ALG9 (YNL219C); ancestral locus Anc_2.24); this translates as MRVITVLLVTALAISRLYVQPWFSIISDCDETFNYWEPLNLLLRGFGKQTWEYSPAYAIRSWAFLLPFYGVLYPIKKFELIGQDGTMYFYIIRAFLGLLSFLFEFDLFKEIQSTISLRIADMWLFIQLFNPGWFHASVEFLPSSIAMIFYLGSIKYSLRYLSSNRKSCLVSSLGFNFTAAILGWPFVLVLSVPLCLHFLLTHRLMSTIRVSFDCLVIFLTIASIVIGIDSSFYGKFSPVSWNILSYNVLEADESSGPNIFGIEPWYYYLLNLLLNFPLPVLGGVLFGIFNWRLWPLSSSLLLWLVIFTLQLHKEERFLYPIYGLISLSSAVGLYQLVTIFSGRKKVLKRMFSFIILLGILLQASSRIIALLKNYSAPFETYSKLYEKIDSDKHTNDIINVCTGREWYHFPNSFFLPDNYRLRFVKSGFDGLLPGDFDESNSSIFQKVRKLPENMNNKNIFDPNKIWDAENCDYFIDLMISTDIEQDVLNPNSLSAEWSKVSCSEFIDVDNSKIFGRAFYIPEPILNILSKFITPSINKCYGVNYIDYCLFEKDDNIVMEESANV
- the TPHA0P01700 gene encoding uncharacterized protein (similar to Saccharomyces cerevisiae YDL237W; ancestral locus Anc_2.21), with product MRHCSRELLKVFTNVTLLLCIIIFTVVKFWDIDTKHFEIDDKLALNDALHQYRYLIDNQIQNIELVNYYKNIEHSNKKLMNYLAYASSETNNTMISFLNKNVKPNTFHSHNDYTRQMPLFEALSLGLTSIEADVWLGTDNQRLSVAHRETDLLNYPLRDLNDLYTEPLLTMLNDVNEIYEHFDYNSNTTTIAKKGLYHESENRTMFLVIDFKSEDSSQTYTRLMDTYLKPFIENDFITFFNITSNEMSWRPITVILTGNKPTDLSIIDKDSETDKIGYLGDSKRYVFPEQMLDNLTNLDESSKTFVASTSFSKLCMACDISPWKVILRGKLPARGLRCFKKFIDDAHANNLKTRIWGVPKSLLGFSKNFWRQQIDDLGVDFINVDHLSRVLSYPNYDHN